From the Temnothorax longispinosus isolate EJ_2023e chromosome 6, Tlon_JGU_v1, whole genome shotgun sequence genome, one window contains:
- the LOC139814737 gene encoding uncharacterized protein isoform X2, whose amino-acid sequence MNVQSERNLPDVSLVIPPPIDEVDNTDDVTSVTTCQPIGNVQSLPLHLIQSFLHLAVQALSHPTSLPHLVVHSSVASNKLATTSPALNVQKILTALSTAKESNLDQDISSSSAGVLVLKAVFL is encoded by the exons ATGAATGTACaatcagagagaaacctgcCTGATGTTTCTTTAGTAATTCCTCCACCCATAG ATGAGGTAGATAATACAGATGATGTGACGTCCGTTACAACTTGTCAGCCTATAGGCAACGTCCAATCTCTGCCCTTGCACTTGATCCAAAGTTTTCTACATTTAGCCGTTCAAGCTCTGTCTCATCCAACCAGTCTGCCACATTTAGTCGTTCATAGCTCTGTCGCATCTAACAAACTCGCCACAACATCTCCAGCATTGaatgtgcaaaaaatattgactG CGCTCTCAACGGCAAAGGAATCAAACTTGGATCAAGATATATCTTCATCTTCGGCAG gTGTGCTTGTGCTGAAGGCAGTTTTTCTCTAA
- the LOC139814737 gene encoding uncharacterized protein isoform X1 yields MNVQSERNLPDVSLVIPPPIDEVDNTDDVTSVTTCQPIGNVQSLPLHLIQSFLHLAVQALSHPTSLPHLVVHSSVASNKLATTSPALNVQKILTALSTAKESNLDQDISSSSAGFAIWIYVGFNFLITGVLVLKAVFL; encoded by the exons ATGAATGTACaatcagagagaaacctgcCTGATGTTTCTTTAGTAATTCCTCCACCCATAG ATGAGGTAGATAATACAGATGATGTGACGTCCGTTACAACTTGTCAGCCTATAGGCAACGTCCAATCTCTGCCCTTGCACTTGATCCAAAGTTTTCTACATTTAGCCGTTCAAGCTCTGTCTCATCCAACCAGTCTGCCACATTTAGTCGTTCATAGCTCTGTCGCATCTAACAAACTCGCCACAACATCTCCAGCATTGaatgtgcaaaaaatattgactG CGCTCTCAACGGCAAAGGAATCAAACTTGGATCAAGATATATCTTCATCTTCGGCAG GTTTTGCTATCTGGATATATGTTggcttcaattttttaattacaggTGTGCTTGTGCTGAAGGCAGTTTTTCTCTAA
- the LOC139814733 gene encoding uncharacterized protein → MQETSLQQEKCVDINSVEDYTLERQILRAIIVEDTKEQNFNADIPNNSFLISTHEPLTIVTTPKQQNFNADIPNNSLVISTSEILTIVTTPKQNFNADIPNNNSLRSPETVNTVTPVLGDDLLIKSQTSGSGVKRRLISDDEYDLETILNKSEEGQFVLGVYRNKGRLNNDLRNKLAKIIVSNELSPDINYTLNNNRVSFLSKHVKKLFPTEEKSVWYIKNERGESQGKGKILTRYYATRRKLIKAGLINVKASTTENNSKLCLNELNDDDIDGYEEYLLWLKNNSNPWPKVSDYWSLTFKKRLENFASSNQSCHEYMDQFP, encoded by the exons ATGCAAGAGACGTCACTGCAACAGGAAAAATGTGTTGATATAAATTCTGTAGAAGATTACACATTAGAACGACAAATTTTACGAGCAATAATAGTTGAAGATACAAaggaacaaaattttaatgccGATATTCCAAATAACAGTTTTCTCATATCAACACATGAACCTCTGACTATAGTTACAACTCCAaagcaacaaaattttaatgccGATATTCCAAATAATAGTCTTGTCATATCAACATCTGAAATTCTGACCATAGTTACAACtccaaaacaaaattttaatgccGATATTCCAAATAACAATTCTCTCAGATCACCTGAAACTGTGAATACAGTTACTCCAGTACTTGGtg atgatttattgataaaaagtCAAACATCTGGATCAGGTGTGAAACGACGCTTAATTAGTGATGATGAATACG atcttGAAACCATATTAAACAAATCTGAAGAAGGCCAATTTGTGTTGGGTGTATACAGAAACAAAGGCAGATTAAACAACGATTTAAGAAATAAgcttgcaaaaataattgtcagTAATGAGCTGTCACCTGATATAAACTACACTCTTAATAACAACAGAGTATCCTTCTTGAgcaaacatgtaaaaaaattgtttcctaCTGAAGAAAAG agTGTgtggtatataaaaaatgagagaGGTGAGTCACAAGgtaaaggaaaaattttaacaagataCTACGCAACGCGAAGGAAACTTATCAAGGCAGGCTTGATCAATGTGAAGGCTTCGACTActgaaaataatagtaaacTTTGTTTAA atgagTTAAATGACGATGACATTGACGGatatgaagaatatttattatggttgaaaaataattctaatccATGGCCCAAAGTTAGTGACTACTGGTCTTTGACTTTTAAAAAACgacttgaaaattttgcatCAAGTAATCAATCTTGTCATGAATATATGGATCAGTTTCCATAG